The genomic segment TCGTCGATTTCTCCTTCCGCGCGAATTACACGCGCGTTGAGCTCGAGGAGCACGTCCCTCATCTCGGACATACGAGCGAGCAGTCGCTCGCGGGACACGAAGTCGCTGTCCAGTGACTGAATTGCGGCGCAGGCGAGCGGCACCGGTGTGACAGGTATGATCGCCCCGATGCGAGACATCATCTGATCGCACAGCGACTGGACTTCGGCCAGGCGGGCATGCCGGGAAAGGTCGAAGAGATTCGTGCCCGACCTGTGCAGCTCATCGAACCACTGAGCGACCTGCAGCGGCTCACCGACAGTCACGGCCGCGCGCCCGTACCGCTTCCACCGCCTGAATACCATTCGCGCGGTATTCCACCACACGTACCGCGAGACCTCGTAAAGCTGCTTCCGCTTCGGCGTCTGCCGATGACCTTCCGACCGCGCGAGCTCGCGGAGGAGTGTCCGATCCTCGAGTACGCGGTCGTAGTTAATGGCGACCGGCACCAGATAGATGCGATTTCGATATCCTTCGTCGCGCGCAACACCAAGCATGTAATCGAGAAGACCGATCTTGCCCGGACGAAGCTTGCCGTCGCGCGTGAGTCCGCCTTCGGGAAAAATCCCCTGGGTTACGCCCTCTCGGGTAATGAGCTGGACATAATGCTCGAGGACGGAGTGATAGAGGGGCTCGCGATACTTGCGGCGGATGAAGTACGATCCAAACGACTTGAAGATGTATTCCAGCGGGAATGCGCGGGCCCATTCGCCAACCGCGTACGAGATCGCCACTTTGCCCGATAGCACGTAGCCGACGAGGAGATAGTCGGCGTTCGAGCGGTGATTCATGAGGTAGATCACGATCGCGTTTCGAGGCAGCGGCTTGCCGCTCCAGGCCGGGTGGTGCTCGGCGGAGACTTTGTAGAAGAAATTCAGAACCGAGCGGCTCAGGACATAGCCGAACCTGTAGTACGCGAGAATGTTGAACGAAGGGATGATCTCGGCGATGTATTCTTCGACGCGCGACCAGACTTTGTCCGACGACAGCCCGTGAGCCGCCGCATGCGCCGCGACAGCACGTGTCAATTCGGGATTCGTCAGAAGGATCTCGCGAACCCTCGATTTCTCGGCAAGCTTGAACTTGTCCACGCGGGAGCCGCGCTCCCGTACAGAGCGAACTGCGGTGCGGTTGAAGTAGCGACGGATCCCTTTGGACAGCATCGGTGGAGAAGATGCGCGACAGCGGATGACGCTGCGAGTTAATTCCTCGTGAGGCGCATCACCCAGCTGGCGGCTCGATGCTTTCCAGTCAACCCAGGCATCGGTCGAGCCGGATCGTCGCACTCGAAGGTAGGGCTACCCCGACCGGGCCGTAACCGAGTGAGGAGTTGACGCGCTCCTACTCCCGTCCAAGCGGAACCGGCCTCCAAGTTTCCAATCCCTGAATTCCGCCATAGATGGACCCCGCGATGGCGCCACCCGTGCCCAAGAGAGCTCCGAAAAACAAAGCCGTTTCTCCGCGGCTGCAGGCAATGATGCACCAGCCGTCACCGCTGTCGCTGTAAGTTGCCGCTCCAAGGATCGCGCCACCGACAAGCCCGATTGCGCTACCGATGAGCGCACCTCTCAGGAGACCGCGTCCCCGGCCCCGCCCGGCGCTGACCTGAACGGATTTCACCTGATCCATTGGAATCACAGCCGAGACTGACTTGGAGCTCTCGTTCATATAGTGGAGCGAATCGCGGCTCACGCCGATGTAAGTGCCTGTCCTGCTGTCGCCGACGGTCGGCTGAACGCGGATTCGCACTCCGTGCTGCAGCGAGGCAAGGTCCTGGGCGCCAGCCGGGAAAGCGAGGCAGACTGTCATCAGGCAGAGCATTCTCATGGCAACTCGCATTGTGTCTCCAGCTTCGGGGTCAGTAATACCGGGGAGCGGAAGACTAGCTCGGCTCAACTCGGGATCACATACGTAGACCTACGTAGGACTGAAAGGGACCCCCTTGCAAGGGGCTTTAAATTCGATTCCATTCCCGGATCTTGAGCTCACCCATCCCTCTGCACGGCCATGCGTTAACCTGCCGGCGTATGGTGCGCGCGCTGACTCTCGCCGCGATATGCGGCGCAAATGCTCCAGCGGGCGCGCAACTGCGCCCGCTGGAGCCGTTCTCGTGGCGCGTCTTCGAGGAAGACGTCAGGATTGCGGCAGACTCGCGCGTTGCGAGGTACCAGGGCCAACGAGCCTCCCTGGCTGGAACGAAGGGCGATCTGTGGGAAGTTCCGACGATGTCATTCGCGTGGACCAGCGGGCGGTTCGCAATTCTTGCCAGCGGCACAGCTGTACGATTCTTCGCCGAGCGGGAGCGATTCGGCCCGCCATACCCAGGTGTGCTTCCCGCGCGGAATCGCCGACGGCATGACTCCGGAGAGTACACCATCGGAACAGGGGTCAGATTGACTCCCTTGCGTCACCCGGTCGGAGCGCTGCTACGGTTTGGGACGCGCCTGCCGACGACTGACAACAGGACAGGGCTGGACCGTGACGCAACCGACTTCTTCGCCACGATCGTCGGTCACGCCCGTCGCCGATCGCTCTCGGTCAGCCTCGAGGCAGGCCTCGGCATCACCGCCACTCGGGATTCCACCTTCGAGCAGGATGACCTGCTGCTCTACTCGGCTCGCGCAGAGTACGAGCGCGGTATTGTCAAACCTTCGTTAGTGGTTGTCGGACAGACACACGGCCCGACGCACAAGGAGCGTCGCGGGGTTGAGGACCTGAGCGAGGCGAGGCTCGGCTTGCGCGTTGGCGATCGGACGTGGATCCGTCTCGAAGGGATCAAAGGGCTGGAGACGTTCTCGCCCGCGTATGGCCTCAGCGTCGCAGTCGGCATGCTGCGATAGCAAAGGAACAGGGCGTCCCTCAGAATCCAGCTAGCGCTGACTCGATCCCAGCGGCACGCTCAGCGTGCGCGGCGCGCGCGGGATGCAAAGTGCAGGAAGTATCTGCTCAACGACTCGGCCGAGCTCGGCGAAACGGGCTCGTCCCAGAACAGCGCGCAAAACTCAGCGCGCGCGCGCAGAATCTCGCGTCGCCGGTGCCCGCGCCACCGGTCGTCCTGCGCTGTCAGATCCAGAAGCTCGAGCGCACGATCTGCGGCGGATTGAAATCGCGCAGTATTACCGGCGCGCCACGCTCGAATTGCCCGATCGACCTCGCTGCCGGCGTTGCCCAGTTGTTCGCTGAGCGACAGACGGTGCCATCGGCCCGCCGACAGTGTTTCGTGACGCACGCTCGTCATTCAGGAATCAGCTTTGTCACTACTTCACGAATCCGTTCCCGCA from the Gemmatimonadaceae bacterium genome contains:
- a CDS encoding 1-acyl-sn-glycerol-3-phosphate acyltransferase; the protein is MLSKGIRRYFNRTAVRSVRERGSRVDKFKLAEKSRVREILLTNPELTRAVAAHAAAHGLSSDKVWSRVEEYIAEIIPSFNILAYYRFGYVLSRSVLNFFYKVSAEHHPAWSGKPLPRNAIVIYLMNHRSNADYLLVGYVLSGKVAISYAVGEWARAFPLEYIFKSFGSYFIRRKYREPLYHSVLEHYVQLITREGVTQGIFPEGGLTRDGKLRPGKIGLLDYMLGVARDEGYRNRIYLVPVAINYDRVLEDRTLLRELARSEGHRQTPKRKQLYEVSRYVWWNTARMVFRRWKRYGRAAVTVGEPLQVAQWFDELHRSGTNLFDLSRHARLAEVQSLCDQMMSRIGAIIPVTPVPLACAAIQSLDSDFVSRERLLARMSEMRDVLLELNARVIRAEGEIDEIFERAWKMLRMRKILVRSGDGYVVLPKNRGLISYYANSIAHLLGPFEQGVRESDALPSSRIVT